The Chionomys nivalis chromosome 4, mChiNiv1.1, whole genome shotgun sequence genome contains the following window.
gagaatcatggcgactcactgactcggcttctttctcccagcatcctgttctgtctactccgcctacctaattttttgtcctattaaagggctaaggcagtttctttatttaaccaatgaaattaactcctccatcacaagcCCAGCAGGAGGCTAAAAAGGCTTGAAGGGGCCAGTAATTATGACTGGGACTAGGCATTCCTGTAGGCGCAGATACTCTGCCCCAGGTCCTGGACTCCTTGGCCGACAATCATAGGGCAAATGTTGATCTTACCTCTCAACATAATTAGGGGCTCTCACCTGCCGGCTGCGCTGTGCTGAGTCAAAGACCACTCTCCGGCTGTCGGCTGACCAACATCCCAAAGGCAGAAGACTGCAGTAGATCCCAGAGAAGTCCTCTGCAAAGACAGAGGGGCTTGGGCTGCATCAGAGAGTGGAggtttggggggtggggtcaAGGGGAATTTACCCAGGACCCCTGAAATTTGTGGTAGAAATGATAGTCCCATACATGAGGGTACCCTTACAATGAGAGTTTAGTGAGTAGGAggtggaaggggaagggggaaagactTCTGAGAGCCTGAAGTTCACTTCTGAGGCGAACATGGATGATGTTCCCTTTGGGGCTCTGGTAACACGTGTTTGTCCACTAGTGCTGGGTACAGCAGCTGGCACAGGatctcaatagccccacccttcACTATAATCTTGTTCAGAGGTAGAGATAACCACTCTTTCCACAAACGAAGACACAgaagcccatggaggccagagcacTATCCAAGGATAAACAGCTAATGGGTAGAGCTGAGATTCAGACTAGGTCCCTATTACTGTCTCCTTGCAAACCAAAGAAGACGTGTGTGTGCTAAGGATGAAATATGGGGCTTTGCCCGTGCTAGCCGCGTGCTTTACTACAGGGCTATATTCCCGCTGTATCCCTGCAACTTTGTCCACTGGACCTGCCCACTAGATTCTTGGAACTTTCTGGGTAGcttgagaaaacaaaactttcACCCCATATCCTTGAGATGACCTAGGGTTGCAAGCAGAGCTGCAAACACCTGATGTTCTGTCTCTTAGCCAGGAGCCACCCTTCCAGAGGAGCAGCTGACTGAGCCTGGACAAAGGTTGCAGCGTGGAATACAGAGTATTCCCAAGCGCTTCTCGGGCATAACATTTCAATCTAGTACTCTTTCTGAGACTCATCCCAAGCCAGCTCGGGCTGCTAGGATCTAAGTTTCGGTCTTCAACTTTCTATTACCCATAGTGGGGGCTGGGCACATGGCTGGCCtagcaaggaggaggaggaacagacaGCAGAACTATACACTTTACTGATTTCCCCTGCCAGGCACCCCTCACCTCCCAGCTGCCGAGGTACAATGTCCACCACCACTGAAGTGACCTTGGTGTACCAGTCATACTGCAAGAGAACACAATGGTCAAACTCACCAGAGCAGGGATCTCAGGGcacagaacactgtgtatatcCCTTTCAAATGCAACTTTGGATACCCTTGGGGAGTGGTGGGGGCTGATATATCTCCTTTATGTTAGCCTGGATCAGATGCCCACAAGGATCTCAGATAGGCATGTCCCTTGGGCTTCCAGAAGATACCCAAGGTTCTTCTtgggcaggggctggggctgtgTAACCCCCCACTATATCCTAGTTCCTTAGAGAGCCTGTTACTTGTGGATGGGAATTAACAGACAAGCATCTCTGTACTTGGAGGATGCTCTTGAGGTTGTGAGCCCTCAGAGTACTCAAGCCTGTGGTCCTTCCTTGAAAAGTCAGACTACTAATACAGTGAGGCCAGGAGAGGACCCTGAGGGGGGAGATAATGCTGGCCCTTTGCCTCGCATCCCCCAGCAAGAAGCTAACCACCCTTCTACCGCCATCCACCTCCAGCTCACCAGGCAGAGCTGGCCACACTGGTGATGAGGGAGTAGAGACGGATACTGCAGGTAGACGATGCGACACTGGTCTGGGCTCAGCCGCGGGGAACAAACAGCCAGTGAATCATCCGAGAGTAGGTCTAGGCCACACAGAAATATGAGCATCACACAGACGGGAAAGACTAACGCACGTCAGGAAAGCACATGTGGGTACCAGTCACTCACCACACTTTCCCCCGCTCAGGTCCACATAGTACAAGGCTGATCTGGAAAGGTCAGAAAGCCACTCAGCTCCGTGGTCGGATGGACCGTAGGACCCTCTGCCCTGCCCCACTTCCTCACCTGCGATTGGTGCAGAAGCGGATACCTAGCCGGAAGGGCTCGTGCCACCAGCCCACAAACACCACACCTGTGTCTCCAGGGGCCCAGAAAGCCTATAAACAAGACCACAAGGGAGGTATAAGCAAGGGGTACTTGCTCGAGCAAGGCATCCCAACTACAGGAGGGGCACAGGTCAACTTGCTGCTGACCTGTCCAGGGGACACATGTTCAGGGACGCCCTCAAGCACTGAGATGTTGCCACTTTCAATGTCCAGCACGCAGAGCACAGGAATGCTTTTGGAAACCATGGTTTCTCCCCAGTCTTCGTAAAACACAAACTGATCCCCCTGAGAAGAGAGGACACTCGATGCTCAGAGTGTCTACAGAACTTTGCCCTGCCTCCTAGAAGCTAGAGCCTCCCCAGGTCCACAAAGCGCAGTGCGGGGAGTATACAGAGTTGTAGGGCAGCTGGGCAGGACCTTCACAACCTGGCCACATCACAAGCACCTTGATGGCCTGGTCTGGCTTCTTCGGCCTGGTCATCTCATCATCACTGGCACTGACGTCCAAGGCTTTGGTTTGAAAGAAGGACTCAGCCTTGGGGCGCTTCTTCTCCGCCACATACAACAAGTGTGTCTCTGAGTATGACCAGGAAAGGCAGCCAAAGCAGTCTGGATGCAGGGAGGGACGATTAGGGGGAACCCAAGGCTATGGTTGCCCCATCTTCCCACCCTGCCTGCTTACCAGCCGGGGGCCTCACCATCCTCATAAACAGGCCCATGTTTCTCCAGGGCTGACAGGTTGAAGCTCTTGAGTTTCCGGTTCTTCTCCCAGACCTGAGGACACCTGGGCATCAGGCTGGCTGCCTTAGTTGTGGGGCTAAGGGACCTATGGCCTGCCACCTTATCCCTTGCGGACTCACCTCCAGGAACTGTTTTTCCTCCCCTGGGGTTGTGCCCCCAGCCTTGCGCAGCACAGCTTTCATGGAGCCCGAAGGAGACTCTCTGCTCAGCAGCCTGAGTATCGGGGTTTCAGGTCAGGATTACACCAAACCCCCAAATAGCCCTGTGCTTCCCCTTTCCTGGTCACAACCTCTTAGGTGagactctctccttcctttctttataaaCCATCATTGGTCTGGTGTTGTAAGATCAGAGGTGGCAGCACAGGAGATGATCTATCTCCCAGCTACCTCCTAGGTAAGTCCGAGACCCCATCCCACACCAGCCCACGAAGCACTTCCAGCCTCAAGCTAGCGGACCTCGTTTCTCTCTTCCTTAGGTGACTTGACTCTCTCCAGATTCCCAGGGACCTAGAACCTGGTCTGGAAAGAGCTTCTAGTATTTAGCAGGCCCTATCTCCAGAGACCAAACAAGCTCTCAAGGAGCAGACACCTGGTTCTTTGCTCCCCTCAAGCTCCCCAAAGTTGTCCCTGCAGGGGATAAGTAAAGAGCTCTATGCCCTAAGAACACATGGCGGGCATTTGGAAAGGCTGGCATGGTAGGTGGCTGTGCTCGTGTCTGCAAACCTCCTCTCACACTTACTCCCCCCGGGTCTCCACACTGTTGCCTGCAGGCCCGGCAAACACCACCGAGTCTCCATCATGGAACACTAGGTACTGGCGGCAGAATCGGATGGTCTCCATTCGTTCCAAGTCCCTCTGAGTCCATTCTGCAAGGGAGGCATGAGGGTGTTCAACTTGTTTGGACCAGTTTGGGTCACTGCCCACCAATCAAGGCCTACCTTGCCCAATCTGTATCCAGACACTGTGAGTAAAGCCTGGGCAACGATTCCCTTGACATAACCTAAGCCCAGGCTTCCAGAGCCCGAGCGGACAGCCACTTGGAGAGAACCTACTGCAGACCGACCGTGGAATTTCCAAGGCAGCAGAGCACATGAACGGGCCGGAGAGCCCTGTGAGGGCCACACTGGCACCCAAGTCTGAATTTGACTCCTACACCTTCAATTCATTCACGGGCGTGACTAACCAGTAAGGCCAGTACAGTTCCCAAAACACCTGTGCGCAGGAAAGCGGCCCGGTTTCCTCCCCGTACTCGTGTGTGCCGTCAAGCAGCGAGCCCTCCACATTCCCCACCTCGCCATCTGGGTGCACTGCCCATCGCCACCCAGTTCCCTCGGTCTACACACCAGTGTGCACCGTCCGATAGAGGCCCCCATACTGCGTGGTGACCTCCGGGCCCAGGCAGGCGGCGCTCAGCGTAGGCTGGCGGCTAAGGCCCCGGTACAGCGCTGCCGCCTCCTGGGGCTCACTCAGCAGCACCTGCGCAGGGGACACACCAGGGTCAGGCTCGGCCCGGGCTACGGAGGCCACGGGGGCCGCGGGTCGAGCCCTCACCTGACGCTCCATAGCCCTTCCTTTCAGTAGAAGCTAAGGCCCGGAAGTGAGGCTTAGGGGGCGGGGCCTAGGGCGGCCCCCCGTTTCCGCTATACCCGAAGGCGACCTGGGACAGGCAGAGCCACTCGGCGGGAGGGCGGAGCCTATGAAGGAGCCGCCCCGAGGGGCGGGGCGGTAAAGTAGTGAAAATAGACTAGGCAAGTGGGAAGCGGAATCTGTGAATCGAGTCCTGGGCCTTTTAGAGAAGGGAAGCTGTGGGTACCCGAGAAGTGAGAGCGGACGTGTGGCAGCGGAATGCAAGAGCCGGTGTCCGGGGATAGGCGAGGTCTGGGAGGGGCGGAGGAAGACCGATTGTGAGCAGAAGGCTGCCAAGTCTGAGAGCAAGCCCTGAGCATTCGAAGGGCGGGGCCTTAGAGGAACGCCTATGAGGCCTTAAGGATGAGGAGGGGAAGGGCGGGAACCGAACACTAAGACTAGCGG
Protein-coding sequences here:
- the Apeh gene encoding acylamino-acid-releasing enzyme, with the protein product MERQVLLSEPQEAAALYRGLSRQPTLSAACLGPEVTTQYGGLYRTVHTEWTQRDLERMETIRFCRQYLVFHDGDSVVFAGPAGNSVETRGELLSRESPSGSMKAVLRKAGGTTPGEEKQFLEVWEKNRKLKSFNLSALEKHGPVYEDDCFGCLSWSYSETHLLYVAEKKRPKAESFFQTKALDVSASDDEMTRPKKPDQAIKGDQFVFYEDWGETMVSKSIPVLCVLDIESGNISVLEGVPEHVSPGQAFWAPGDTGVVFVGWWHEPFRLGIRFCTNRRSALYYVDLSGGKCDLLSDDSLAVCSPRLSPDQCRIVYLQYPSLLPHHQCGQLCLYDWYTKVTSVVVDIVPRQLGEDFSGIYCSLLPLGCWSADSRRVVFDSAQRSRQDLFAVDTQTGSVTSLTAGASGGSWKLLTIDRDLMVAQFSTPNLPPSLKVGFLPPAGKEQSVSWVSLEEAEPIPDIHWSIRVLHPPPDQENVQYADLDFEAILLQPSNPPDKTQVPMVVMPHGGPHSSFVTAWMLFPAMLCKMGFAVLLVNYRGSTGFGQDSILSLPGNVGHQDVKDVQFAVEQVLQEEHFDASRVALMGGSHGGFLSCHLIGQYPETYSACIARNPVINIASMMGSTDIPDWCVVETGFRYSNDCLPDLNVWKEMLDKSPIKYIPQVKTPVLLMLGQEDRRVPFKQGMEYYRALKARNVPVRLLLYPKSTHALSEVEVESDSFMNTVLWLHTHLGS